A segment of the Rhodothermales bacterium genome:
GACCCGGACGATGACGATCTGTACCGTCGATGACGATGCGGCTGGTGCTACGTCTGCACCTCCCCGAGGCGATGTCGATGGCTCGACGCCAGATCCTGCCCCTGCTCCCGAAGCGGGGCCTGGCATCCATCGGAACCGCCTAGATCCATCTACAGGGCGGTACCGGTATCCACTTTACGATTTGCGAGATACATTTTGCCATCCGCCTTCACCATCCGCCCCGCCACGCCGGCCGACGCCGAGCGGCTCGTCGACCTGATCATCGGGCTGGCCGAGTACGAGCGGCTGCGCCACGAGGCCGAGCCGGACGCCGCGGCGCTCCGCCGGCACCTCGCCCCGGACGCGTCGCCGCGCTGCGAAGCCTTCATCGCCGAAGACGCGGACGGCCGCGCGCTCGGCATGGCGCTGTATTTCTATAACTACTCCACCTTCCTCACCGCCTGGGGCATCTATCTGGAAGACCTGTTTGTGCTGCCCGACTACCGGGGGCATGGGGTCGGCATCGGGCTGTTTCGGGCCGTGGCCCGGCGCGCGGTGGAACAGGGCTGCCGCCGGCTCGACTGGAACGTGCTCGACTGGAACGCGCCGGCCATCGACTTCTACCACCGCCTCGGCGCCCGGCACATGAAGGAGTGGAACACGATGCGGCTCACCGGCGAGGCCCTCGCCGCACTTGGACACGTCGATGGGTGACCGCCGGCTCCGGGTGATGGTCATCATCCCCGCCTTCAACGAGGCCCGTTCGATCGGACTCGTCGTGGGCGACCTGCCCGG
Coding sequences within it:
- a CDS encoding GNAT family N-acetyltransferase, with protein sequence MPSAFTIRPATPADAERLVDLIIGLAEYERLRHEAEPDAAALRRHLAPDASPRCEAFIAEDADGRALGMALYFYNYSTFLTAWGIYLEDLFVLPDYRGHGVGIGLFRAVARRAVEQGCRRLDWNVLDWNAPAIDFYHRLGARHMKEWNTMRLTGEALAALGHVDG